The following are encoded together in the Spiroplasma apis B31 genome:
- the phoU gene encoding phosphate signaling complex protein PhoU, protein MSYNKILDNDINTIKKDLINLVEETKSQYAKTFEALKHQNMEFAEEVIVRDLKINDLQNNFTKMALWKIAKQQMVAGDLRLAVGGVLISREIERIADVAKHICKFTIKYKPEPIEINYISKMFDLVNVMLNIISTLIDNYDSDQHQKVIKIEHDLTNEFSNLSNILAEKLIDAKDKSQARKIITIVRQLKNLERAGEHLINTEETLQFIRTGKFEEIPTSVENNLDIK, encoded by the coding sequence ATGTCTTATAATAAAATATTAGACAATGATATCAATACAATTAAAAAAGACTTAATCAACCTCGTTGAGGAAACAAAGTCTCAGTACGCAAAGACATTTGAAGCCTTGAAACATCAGAATATGGAGTTTGCTGAAGAAGTCATAGTAAGAGATCTTAAAATAAATGATTTACAAAATAACTTCACAAAAATGGCACTTTGAAAAATAGCAAAACAACAAATGGTAGCTGGTGACTTGAGACTAGCTGTGGGTGGGGTTTTAATTAGTAGAGAAATAGAGAGAATTGCAGATGTCGCTAAACACATTTGTAAATTCACTATTAAATATAAACCTGAACCAATTGAAATAAACTATATCTCTAAAATGTTTGATTTAGTAAATGTGATGCTAAATATCATATCTACACTTATAGATAATTATGATAGTGACCAACATCAAAAAGTTATTAAGATAGAGCATGATTTAACAAACGAGTTCTCAAATTTAAGTAATATATTAGCAGAAAAATTAATAGATGCCAAAGACAAAAGTCAAGCAAGAAAAATTATAACAATCGTGAGACAGTTAAAAAATCTAGAACGAGCTGGTGAACATCTTATTAATACAGAGGAAACACTTCAGTTTATTAGAACTGGTAAATTTGAAGAAATTCCCACAAGTGTCGAGAATAATCTTGATATAAAATAA
- the pstB gene encoding phosphate ABC transporter ATP-binding protein PstB gives MKNRENVIEINNLDFFYNGGTKQALYNINMSIKENTVTALIGPSGCGKSTLLRSINRMNDLVDNTSIKGEIVVNGDNIYKYGTDVVKLRTEVGMVFQKANPFPMSIYDNVAFGPRNQGVNDKKALNQLVEDSLKKAALWEDVKDYLKDSALGLSGGQQQRLCIARAIAMRPKILLMDEPTSALDPIATLKVEELILKLKNEYTIVIVTHSMAQATRVSDFTAFFLQGQLVEHDRTKKIFTNPKNKKTEDYISGRFG, from the coding sequence ATGAAAAATAGAGAAAATGTTATAGAAATAAATAATTTGGATTTCTTTTACAATGGAGGAACCAAACAAGCATTGTATAATATTAATATGAGTATTAAAGAAAATACAGTAACAGCCCTTATTGGTCCTTCTGGTTGTGGAAAATCAACTTTACTCAGATCAATAAATAGAATGAATGACTTGGTCGATAATACTTCGATAAAGGGCGAAATTGTTGTTAATGGTGACAATATTTATAAATATGGAACAGATGTGGTTAAATTAAGAACCGAGGTAGGTATGGTTTTTCAAAAAGCTAATCCTTTTCCAATGTCTATTTATGATAATGTTGCTTTTGGTCCGAGAAACCAAGGTGTTAATGACAAAAAGGCATTAAATCAATTAGTTGAAGATTCTTTAAAAAAAGCTGCACTGTGAGAAGATGTTAAAGATTATCTAAAGGACTCAGCACTTGGATTAAGTGGTGGACAACAACAAAGGTTATGCATTGCTAGAGCAATAGCAATGAGGCCAAAAATACTCTTAATGGATGAACCTACAAGTGCTCTTGATCCAATAGCTACTTTAAAGGTTGAAGAGTTAATATTAAAATTAAAAAATGAGTATACAATAGTAATAGTAACCCACTCAATGGCGCAAGCAACAAGAGTAAGTGATTTCACTGCTTTCTTCTTGCAAGGTCAGTTAGTGGAACACGATAGAACTAAAAAAATATTTACCAATCCCAAAAATAAAAAAACAGAAGATTATATCTCTGGAAGATTTGGTTAG